From a region of the Streptomyces sp. NBC_00193 genome:
- a CDS encoding SulP family inorganic anion transporter: protein MTATPSPTSPPPTKGLPAGLQADLSASVAVFLISLPLSLGIALATGAPLQAGLVAAAAGGIVAARLGGTPLQVSGPATGLTVVTAELIQHYGWRTTCAITVLAGLCQLGLAALRTARSALMVSPAIVHGMLAGVGVTIALAQLHIVLGGTPQSSALANVRGLPDQLADLHPAALGVSVLTLAVLLCWPRLPGRTGRHLRKVPAALAAVAVATACAALAGLTLPRVDLPSWRSHALPELPEGPVLGIIAAVLTITLVGSVESLLSAVATDKLIAARRGTEGRPARADLNRELRGQGAANIVSGALGGLPVAGGAVRSMANVKAGAVSRRSVMLHGLWILLAAGLLVPALDLIPLAALAALVMAVGVQMVSATHLRTVTRHGEILVYATTIVAVVLGGVLEGVAVGIAMAVALALHRLARTRITVEQLDSGVHRVWARGQLTFLAVPRLSRVLSQIPHHGHAVIELDGSFMDHAAYETLQDWQDSHLAHGGSLEVTGRSGARIAEAEQAQRAESAERSAQRSAQRGDHQCCRPWTPWQNHCDHRGTVDRTDPTDPTDPTDLTDPAHPADLTAGESPAAPPAPAPTPAPTPPAGPRGRGAGQLANGISAFQRDTAPHVREELARLAREGQRPSQLFLTCADSRLVTSMITASGPGDLFTVRNVGNLVPLPGAESTDDSVAAAIEYAVDVLQVDSITVCGHSGCGAMQALLNSAPGMPMTPLRRWLRHGLPSLERMGSRHHAWARISGRLPADAVEQLCLTNVVQQLEHLKAHESVARRLAEGTLELHGMYFHVGEAQAYLLSEGQDFFDCRVFDTVGAGSLRG, encoded by the coding sequence ATGACCGCCACCCCCTCCCCCACCTCCCCTCCCCCCACCAAAGGCCTCCCGGCCGGCCTCCAGGCCGACCTCTCCGCCTCCGTCGCCGTCTTCCTGATCTCTCTGCCGCTCTCCCTCGGCATCGCCCTGGCCACCGGCGCCCCGCTCCAGGCGGGGCTCGTCGCCGCGGCGGCCGGCGGGATCGTGGCCGCACGGCTCGGCGGAACACCGCTCCAGGTGAGTGGACCCGCGACCGGACTCACCGTCGTCACCGCCGAGTTGATCCAGCACTACGGCTGGCGCACCACCTGTGCCATCACGGTGCTCGCCGGGCTGTGCCAGCTCGGGCTGGCCGCGCTGCGGACCGCCCGGTCCGCGCTGATGGTGAGCCCCGCGATCGTCCACGGGATGCTCGCCGGCGTCGGCGTGACGATCGCGCTGGCACAGCTGCACATCGTGCTCGGCGGCACCCCGCAGAGCTCCGCCCTGGCCAATGTCCGCGGACTTCCCGACCAGTTGGCCGATCTGCATCCGGCCGCGCTCGGCGTCAGCGTGCTCACCCTGGCCGTCCTGCTCTGCTGGCCGCGACTGCCGGGGCGCACCGGGCGACACCTGCGCAAGGTCCCCGCCGCACTGGCCGCCGTCGCCGTCGCCACGGCCTGCGCCGCCCTCGCCGGGCTCACCCTGCCGCGCGTGGACCTGCCGTCCTGGCGCAGCCACGCGCTGCCCGAACTTCCCGAGGGCCCGGTCCTCGGCATCATCGCCGCCGTCCTGACCATCACCCTGGTCGGCAGTGTGGAATCCCTGCTCTCGGCGGTGGCCACCGACAAGCTGATCGCCGCCCGGCGGGGCACCGAAGGGCGTCCCGCACGGGCCGACCTCAACCGCGAACTGCGCGGCCAGGGCGCGGCGAACATCGTCTCCGGGGCGCTGGGCGGGCTGCCCGTCGCGGGCGGCGCCGTCCGCAGCATGGCCAACGTCAAGGCCGGTGCCGTCAGCCGCCGTTCGGTCATGCTGCACGGGCTGTGGATCCTGCTCGCCGCCGGGCTGCTCGTCCCCGCCCTGGACCTGATCCCGCTCGCCGCGCTCGCCGCGCTGGTGATGGCGGTGGGCGTGCAGATGGTGAGCGCCACGCACCTGCGCACCGTCACCCGGCACGGCGAGATCCTCGTCTACGCCACGACCATCGTGGCCGTGGTGCTCGGCGGAGTCCTCGAGGGCGTCGCCGTCGGCATCGCGATGGCCGTCGCCCTGGCCCTGCACCGCCTGGCCCGGACCCGGATCACCGTCGAGCAGCTCGACAGCGGGGTCCACCGGGTGTGGGCCCGCGGGCAGTTGACCTTCCTCGCGGTGCCGCGGCTGAGCCGGGTGCTGAGCCAGATCCCGCACCACGGGCACGCCGTCATCGAGCTGGACGGCTCGTTCATGGACCATGCCGCCTACGAGACCCTCCAGGACTGGCAGGACTCCCACCTGGCCCACGGTGGCTCGCTGGAGGTCACCGGCCGGTCGGGAGCCAGGATCGCCGAAGCCGAGCAGGCCCAGCGGGCCGAGAGTGCCGAGCGGAGTGCCCAGCGGAGTGCGCAGCGCGGGGACCACCAGTGCTGCCGGCCCTGGACGCCGTGGCAGAACCACTGCGACCACCGCGGCACGGTGGACCGTACGGACCCGACGGACCCGACGGACCCGACGGACCTGACGGACCCGGCGCACCCGGCGGACCTGACGGCGGGCGAGAGCCCGGCCGCACCTCCCGCCCCGGCCCCCACCCCGGCGCCCACCCCGCCGGCCGGGCCCCGCGGGCGCGGCGCCGGTCAACTGGCCAACGGGATCAGCGCCTTCCAGCGGGACACGGCTCCGCACGTGCGCGAGGAGCTGGCCCGGCTCGCCCGGGAGGGGCAGCGGCCCTCGCAGCTCTTCCTCACCTGTGCGGACTCCCGTCTGGTGACGAGCATGATCACGGCGAGCGGCCCCGGGGACCTGTTCACGGTCCGCAACGTCGGCAACCTCGTCCCGCTCCCGGGGGCCGAGTCCACGGACGATTCGGTCGCGGCGGCCATCGAGTACGCCGTGGACGTCCTCCAGGTGGACAGCATCACCGTGTGCGGGCACTCGGGGTGCGGGGCCATGCAGGCGCTGCTCAACTCCGCGCCGGGGATGCCGATGACCCCGTTGCGGCGGTGGCTGCGCCACGGGCTGCCGAGCCTGGAGCGGATGGGAAGCCGCCATCACGCCTGGGCGCGGATCTCCGGCAGGCTGCCGGCGGACGCCGTGGAGCAGCTGTGCCTGACCAATGTGGTGCAGCAGCTGGAGCACCTGAAGGCCCACGAATCGGTGGCCCGGCGGCTCGCCGAAGGCACGCTGGAGCTGCACGGGATGTACTTCCACGTCGGCGAGGCGCAGGCGTACCTGCTGTCGGAGGGGCAGGACTTCTTCGACTGCCGGGTCTTCGACACCGTCGGCGCGGGGTCGCTGCGCGGCTGA
- a CDS encoding alpha/beta fold hydrolase has product MTSPSSDSGTSGTPPTAATAVRIAIPGGREVTHRDVAANGARFHVAELGDGPLVLLLHGFPQFWWTWRHQMTALADAGYRAVAMDLRGVGGSDRTPRGYDPANLALDITGVVRSLGEPDAALVGHDLGGYLAWTAAVMRPKLVRRLVVSSMPHPRRWRSAMLSDFGQTRASSHIWGFQRPFVPERQLVADDGALVGELIRDWSGPRLPEEDDIAVYRRAMCIPSTAHCSVEPYRWMMRSMARPDGLQFNRRMKRPVRVPTLHLHGSLDPVMRTRSAAGSGQYVEAPYRWRLFDGLGHFPHEEDPTAFSTELVNWLKDPEPDR; this is encoded by the coding sequence ATGACCTCCCCCTCGTCGGATTCCGGCACGTCCGGTACGCCCCCCACCGCCGCCACGGCGGTCCGGATCGCCATCCCCGGCGGGCGAGAAGTGACGCACCGGGACGTGGCGGCCAACGGGGCGCGGTTCCACGTCGCCGAGCTGGGTGACGGACCGCTGGTGCTGCTCCTGCACGGCTTCCCGCAGTTCTGGTGGACGTGGCGGCACCAGATGACCGCGCTGGCCGACGCGGGCTACCGGGCGGTCGCGATGGACCTGCGCGGGGTGGGCGGCAGCGACCGCACCCCCCGCGGCTACGACCCGGCCAACCTCGCGCTCGACATCACCGGGGTCGTGCGGTCCCTCGGTGAGCCCGACGCCGCCCTCGTCGGGCACGACCTGGGCGGTTACCTCGCCTGGACGGCCGCGGTGATGCGGCCGAAGCTGGTGCGCCGGCTGGTGGTGTCCTCGATGCCGCACCCGCGCCGCTGGCGGTCCGCGATGCTGTCCGACTTCGGGCAGACCCGCGCCAGCTCGCACATCTGGGGCTTCCAGCGGCCGTTCGTGCCCGAGCGTCAGCTCGTCGCCGACGACGGGGCGCTCGTCGGCGAACTGATCCGCGACTGGTCGGGCCCGCGGCTCCCCGAGGAGGACGACATCGCGGTGTACCGGCGCGCGATGTGCATCCCCTCCACGGCCCACTGCTCGGTCGAGCCGTACCGCTGGATGATGCGGTCCATGGCCCGTCCCGACGGCCTGCAGTTCAACCGGCGCATGAAGCGGCCGGTGCGGGTGCCGACGCTGCACCTGCACGGCTCGCTCGATCCGGTGATGCGCACGCGGAGTGCGGCGGGGTCCGGGCAGTACGTCGAAGCCCCGTACCGCTGGCGGCTCTTCGACGGGCTCGGGCACTTCCCGCACGAGGAGGACCCGACGGCGTTCTCGACCGAGCTGGTCAACTGGCTGAAGGATCCCGAGCCGGACCGCTGA
- a CDS encoding ATP-binding protein produces the protein MKIAFVGKGGSGKTTLSSLFIRHLASNEARVVAVDADINQHLGTALGLSEDDAASLPALGAHLPLIKEYLRGSNPRIASADTMIKTTPPGTGSRLLRVDEDNPVYDACARTVTLDGEPVRLMATGPFTESDLGVACYHSKVGAVELCLNHLADGPDEYVVVDMTAGSDSFASGMFTRFDVTFLVAEPTRKGISVYRQYKEYARDFGITLKVVGNKVQGPEDIEFLQDEAGEDLLVTVGQSDWVRAMEKGRPAAFELLEATNRLALQALQDAADDSYAHRDWERYTEQMVHFHLRNAESWGNAKTGIDLADQIDPGFVLRELLTPRSDSRLPAPQPA, from the coding sequence ATGAAGATCGCTTTCGTGGGGAAGGGCGGCAGCGGCAAGACCACGCTGTCCTCCCTTTTCATCCGCCACCTCGCCTCCAATGAAGCACGTGTCGTCGCGGTGGACGCCGACATCAACCAGCACCTGGGCACCGCGCTCGGACTCAGCGAGGACGACGCGGCCTCGCTGCCCGCGCTGGGCGCGCACCTGCCCCTCATCAAGGAGTACCTGCGGGGCTCCAACCCGCGCATCGCCTCCGCCGACACGATGATCAAGACCACTCCGCCCGGCACCGGCTCCCGGCTGCTGCGCGTCGACGAGGACAACCCCGTCTACGACGCCTGCGCGCGCACCGTGACGCTCGACGGCGAGCCCGTACGGCTGATGGCGACGGGCCCGTTCACCGAGTCCGATCTGGGCGTGGCCTGCTACCACTCCAAGGTCGGCGCGGTCGAGCTCTGCCTCAACCACCTCGCCGACGGCCCGGACGAGTACGTCGTCGTCGACATGACGGCCGGTTCGGACTCCTTCGCCTCCGGCATGTTCACCCGCTTCGACGTGACCTTCCTGGTCGCCGAACCGACCCGCAAGGGCATCTCCGTCTACCGCCAGTACAAGGAGTACGCGCGGGACTTCGGGATCACGCTCAAGGTCGTCGGCAACAAGGTGCAGGGCCCGGAGGACATCGAGTTCCTCCAGGACGAGGCCGGCGAGGACCTGCTGGTCACCGTCGGGCAGTCGGACTGGGTCCGGGCGATGGAGAAGGGCCGCCCGGCCGCCTTCGAGCTGCTGGAGGCCACCAACCGGCTGGCCCTGCAGGCCCTGCAGGACGCGGCGGACGACTCCTACGCGCACCGCGACTGGGAGCGGTACACCGAGCAGATGGTCCACTTCCACCTGCGCAACGCGGAGAGCTGGGGCAACGCGAAGACCGGGATCGACCTGGCGGACCAGATCGACCCCGGTTTCGTCCTACGGGAACTGCTCACTCCTCGTTCTGACTCGCGTCTGCCGGCTCCGCAGCCGGCTTGA
- the nhaA gene encoding Na+/H+ antiporter NhaA — MLRHAVQPTPEVPPVAAPSPTDNQSRKLLGRLSLPERRFVADALRAETVGGVLLLVAAIAALIWANVPAISASYDSVRSFHVGPASLGLDLSLQHWAADGLLAIFFFVAGIELKRELVAGDLRDAKAAALPVIAALCGMAVPALVYVLTNVLGNGSTDGWAVPTATDIAFALAVLAVIGTSLPSALRAFLLTLAVVDDLFAIMIIAVFFTSEINFLALGGAVAGLVLFWFLLRVNVRGWYVYVPLALVIWGLMYNSGVHATIAGVAMGLMLRCHRKEGEHHSPGEHIEHMVRPVSAGLAVPLFALFSAGVSLSDESIGQVFTRPEPLGVVLGLVVGKTLGIFGGTWLAARFTKAELNDDLAWPDVFAVASLAGIGFTVSLLIGELAFTDDPVLTDEIKASVLIGSLIAAVVACVLLKMRNRKYKRLIEDEERDEDLDGIPDIYEQDKPDYHLRMARIYEAKAAEHLRRAEEAAAGGRETAAEAAAEAAGGSSAEGGRPA, encoded by the coding sequence ATGCTTCGCCATGCCGTCCAACCCACCCCGGAGGTGCCCCCCGTGGCCGCGCCCAGCCCCACCGACAACCAGAGCCGCAAGCTCCTCGGCCGCCTCTCGCTGCCGGAGCGCCGCTTCGTGGCCGACGCCCTGCGCGCCGAGACGGTCGGCGGCGTCCTGCTCCTCGTGGCCGCGATCGCCGCCCTCATCTGGGCGAACGTGCCCGCCATCTCGGCGAGCTACGACAGCGTCCGCTCCTTCCACGTCGGCCCCGCCTCCCTCGGCCTGGACCTGTCGCTCCAGCACTGGGCGGCCGACGGACTGCTCGCCATCTTCTTCTTCGTCGCGGGCATCGAGCTCAAGCGCGAGCTCGTCGCGGGCGACCTGCGCGACGCCAAGGCTGCCGCGCTCCCGGTGATCGCCGCGCTCTGCGGCATGGCCGTGCCCGCGCTGGTCTACGTACTGACCAACGTGCTCGGCAACGGCTCGACGGACGGCTGGGCGGTCCCGACCGCCACCGACATCGCCTTCGCCCTGGCCGTCCTCGCCGTCATCGGCACCTCGCTGCCGTCCGCGCTGCGCGCGTTCCTGCTGACCCTGGCCGTCGTCGACGACCTGTTCGCCATCATGATCATCGCGGTGTTCTTCACCAGCGAGATCAACTTCCTGGCGCTCGGCGGAGCGGTCGCGGGCCTGGTCCTCTTCTGGTTCCTGCTCCGCGTGAACGTGCGCGGCTGGTACGTCTACGTCCCGCTCGCCCTGGTCATCTGGGGCCTGATGTACAACAGCGGCGTCCACGCCACCATCGCCGGTGTCGCCATGGGTCTGATGCTGCGCTGCCACCGCAAGGAGGGCGAGCACCACTCCCCCGGCGAGCACATCGAGCACATGGTCCGGCCCGTCTCGGCCGGTCTGGCCGTCCCGCTCTTCGCCCTGTTCTCGGCCGGCGTCTCCCTCTCCGACGAGTCGATCGGACAGGTCTTCACCCGGCCGGAGCCCCTCGGCGTGGTGCTCGGCCTCGTCGTCGGCAAGACGCTCGGCATCTTCGGCGGCACCTGGCTCGCCGCCCGCTTCACCAAGGCGGAACTCAACGACGACCTCGCCTGGCCGGACGTGTTCGCCGTCGCCTCGCTCGCCGGAATCGGCTTCACCGTCTCGCTCCTGATCGGCGAGCTCGCCTTCACCGACGACCCCGTCCTCACCGACGAGATCAAGGCCTCCGTCCTGATCGGCTCGCTCATCGCCGCGGTCGTGGCGTGCGTCCTGCTGAAGATGCGAAACCGGAAGTACAAGAGGCTCATCGAGGACGAGGAGCGCGACGAGGACCTCGACGGCATCCCCGACATCTACGAGCAGGACAAGCCGGACTACCACCTGCGGATGGCGAGGATCTACGAGGCCAAGGCGGCTGAGCACCTGCGCAGGGCCGAAGAGGCCGCGGCCGGCGGGCGGGAGACGGCAGCCGAAGCAGCCGCAGAAGCGGCGGGCGGGTCCAGCGCCGAGGGCGGCCGTCCGGCATGA
- the acs gene encoding acetate--CoA ligase — translation MSNESLANLLKEERRFAPPADLAAAANVTQAAYAQADADRLGFWAEQARRLSWDTEPTETLDWSNPPFAKWFADGKLNVAYNCVDRHVEAGNGDRVAIHFEGEPGDSRSITYAELKDEVSKAANALTELGVQAGDRVAVYLPMIPEAVVAMLACARVGAAHSVVFGGFSADAVASRIQDADAKLVITSDGGYRRGKPSALKPAIDEAVAKCPQVEHVLVVRRTGQDTAFTEGRDVWWHEIVERQSAEHAPQAFDAEHPLFILYTSGTTGKPKGILHTSGGYLTQASYTHHAVFDLKPESDVYWCTADIGWVTGHSYIVYGPLANGATQVMYEGTPDTPHQGRFWEVVQKYGVTILYTAPTAIRTFMKWGDDIPAKFDLSSLRVLGSVGEPINPEAWIWYRKHIGGDRCPIVDTWWQTETGAMMISPLPGVTETKPGSAQRALPGIAATVVDDEANEVPNGGGGYLVLTEPWPSMLRTIWGDDQRYVDTYWSRFEGKYFAGDGAKKDEDGDIWLLGRVDDVMLVSGHNISTTEVESALVSHPSVAEAAVVGANDETTGQAIVAFVILRGSASETDTLVAELRNHVGATLGPIAKPKRILPVQELPKTRSGKIMRRLLRDVAENRAVGDVTTLADSSVMDLIQSKLPAAGSED, via the coding sequence GTGAGCAATGAAAGCCTGGCCAATCTGCTCAAGGAGGAGCGGCGGTTCGCACCGCCTGCCGATCTGGCCGCCGCCGCCAATGTGACTCAGGCTGCGTACGCACAGGCCGACGCGGACCGGCTGGGCTTCTGGGCCGAGCAGGCGCGCCGTCTGAGCTGGGACACCGAGCCGACGGAGACGCTCGACTGGAGCAACCCGCCCTTCGCGAAGTGGTTCGCGGACGGCAAGCTGAACGTCGCGTACAACTGCGTGGACCGCCACGTCGAGGCCGGCAACGGCGACCGCGTCGCCATCCACTTCGAGGGCGAGCCCGGCGACAGCCGCTCCATCACCTACGCCGAGCTCAAGGACGAGGTCTCCAAGGCCGCGAACGCCCTGACCGAGCTGGGCGTACAGGCCGGCGACCGGGTCGCCGTCTACCTGCCGATGATCCCTGAGGCAGTCGTCGCGATGCTCGCGTGCGCCCGCGTCGGCGCCGCGCACTCCGTGGTCTTCGGCGGTTTCTCCGCCGACGCCGTCGCCTCCCGCATCCAGGACGCCGACGCCAAGCTGGTCATCACCTCCGACGGCGGCTACCGCCGCGGCAAGCCCTCCGCCCTGAAGCCCGCCATCGACGAGGCCGTCGCCAAGTGCCCGCAGGTCGAGCACGTCCTCGTGGTGCGCCGCACCGGCCAGGACACCGCCTTCACCGAGGGCCGGGACGTCTGGTGGCACGAGATCGTCGAGCGGCAGTCCGCCGAGCACGCGCCGCAGGCCTTCGACGCCGAGCACCCGCTCTTCATCCTCTACACCTCGGGGACCACGGGTAAGCCCAAGGGCATCCTGCACACCTCCGGCGGCTACCTCACGCAGGCCTCGTACACCCACCACGCGGTGTTCGACCTGAAGCCGGAGAGCGACGTCTACTGGTGCACCGCCGACATCGGCTGGGTGACCGGGCACTCCTACATCGTCTACGGGCCGCTCGCCAACGGCGCCACCCAGGTGATGTACGAGGGCACGCCGGACACCCCGCACCAGGGCCGGTTCTGGGAGGTCGTGCAGAAGTACGGCGTCACCATCCTCTACACCGCGCCGACCGCGATCCGGACGTTCATGAAGTGGGGCGACGACATCCCCGCGAAGTTCGACCTGTCGAGCCTGCGCGTCCTGGGCTCGGTCGGCGAGCCGATCAACCCCGAGGCCTGGATCTGGTACCGCAAGCACATCGGCGGCGACCGCTGCCCGATCGTGGACACGTGGTGGCAGACCGAGACCGGCGCGATGATGATCTCCCCGCTGCCCGGCGTCACCGAGACCAAGCCCGGTTCGGCCCAGCGCGCGCTGCCCGGAATCGCCGCCACCGTCGTGGACGACGAGGCGAACGAGGTCCCGAACGGCGGGGGCGGCTACCTGGTCCTCACCGAGCCGTGGCCCTCCATGCTGCGCACCATCTGGGGCGACGACCAGCGGTACGTGGACACGTACTGGTCCCGCTTCGAGGGCAAGTACTTCGCGGGCGACGGCGCCAAGAAGGACGAGGACGGCGACATCTGGCTGCTCGGCCGGGTGGACGACGTCATGCTGGTCTCCGGCCACAACATCTCGACCACCGAGGTGGAGTCGGCGCTCGTCTCGCACCCCTCGGTCGCCGAGGCGGCGGTCGTCGGCGCGAACGACGAGACCACCGGCCAGGCCATCGTGGCCTTCGTGATCCTGCGCGGCAGCGCCTCCGAGACGGACACGCTGGTCGCCGAGCTGCGCAACCACGTGGGTGCCACGCTCGGCCCGATCGCCAAGCCGAAGCGGATCCTGCCCGTGCAGGAGCTGCCGAAGACCCGCTCGGGCAAGATCATGCGCCGCCTGCTGCGCGACGTGGCCGAGAACCGCGCGGTCGGTGACGTCACCACGCTCGCGGACTCCTCGGTCATGGACCTGATCCAGAGCAAGCTGCCGGCCGCCGGCAGCGAGGACTGA
- a CDS encoding phage holin family protein, producing MSAVDQGAPGAERTLGQLVASATAEMSALVHDEIALAKVEIKQDVKRAGIGSGAAIVAGVLLLFSLPVLSFAAAYGIHNLGLGLAWSFLIVGVAFWLLAAVIGLIAMAKFKKIKPPVKTIASVKETAALVGTVKPHARSVSDNAVGVARSSS from the coding sequence ATGAGCGCAGTGGACCAAGGGGCCCCAGGAGCCGAGCGCACACTCGGCCAGCTGGTCGCCTCGGCCACCGCCGAGATGTCCGCCCTGGTGCACGACGAGATCGCCCTCGCCAAGGTGGAGATCAAGCAGGACGTCAAGCGCGCGGGCATCGGCAGCGGCGCCGCGATCGTCGCGGGCGTGCTCCTCCTCTTCTCGCTGCCGGTGCTGAGCTTCGCGGCGGCGTACGGGATCCACAACCTCGGGCTCGGGCTGGCCTGGTCCTTCCTGATCGTCGGCGTGGCGTTCTGGCTGCTCGCGGCCGTGATCGGGCTGATCGCCATGGCGAAGTTCAAGAAGATCAAGCCGCCGGTGAAGACCATCGCCTCGGTCAAGGAGACGGCGGCCCTCGTCGGCACCGTCAAGCCCCACGCCCGGTCGGTCAGTGACAACGCCGTGGGTGTGGCACGCTCGTCCTCATGA